A single window of Streptomyces cathayae DNA harbors:
- a CDS encoding magnesium transporter MgtE N-terminal domain-containing protein — translation MAAGAPRFFVSHLSGVAAFDPAGDQVGRVRDLVVMLRVGRRPPRLLGLVVELPTRRRIFLPMNRVTAVQSGQVITTGVLNVRRFEQRPTERLVFGELLDRRVTLVETGEEVTVLDLSVHQLPARREWEIDRVFVRKGKKGGTFRRGKGETLTVEWSAVTGFSLEEKGQGAENLLATFEQLRPADLANVLHHLSPKRRAEVAAALDVDRLADVLEELPEDDQVEILGKLKEERAADVLEAMDPDDAADLLSELPEADKERLLDLMQPADAADMRRLMSYEEHTAGGLMTTEPIVLRPDATVADALARIRNPDLSPAHAAQVYVCRPPEETPTGKYLGTVHFQRLLRDPPYTLVGSILDDDLQPLEPDAALPVIAGFFATYDMVAAPVVDEAGALLGAVTVDDVLDHMLPEDWRETEFHLDDDNGDDNAGYDSDSDARDTDDTNGRAAEDREDAEGGGDR, via the coding sequence ATGGCAGCGGGCGCCCCCCGGTTCTTCGTCTCGCACCTCTCCGGTGTCGCCGCCTTCGATCCGGCCGGCGACCAGGTGGGGCGCGTGCGCGACCTGGTCGTCATGCTGCGGGTCGGCCGGCGTCCACCGAGGCTGCTCGGTCTGGTGGTCGAACTCCCCACCCGGCGCCGCATCTTCCTGCCCATGAACCGGGTGACCGCCGTGCAGTCCGGTCAGGTCATCACCACCGGTGTGCTCAACGTCCGGCGCTTCGAGCAGCGGCCCACCGAGCGGCTCGTCTTCGGTGAGCTCCTGGACCGCAGGGTGACGCTGGTGGAGACCGGTGAGGAGGTCACCGTCCTCGACCTGTCGGTGCATCAGCTGCCGGCCCGTCGGGAATGGGAGATCGACCGGGTGTTCGTCCGCAAGGGCAAGAAGGGCGGAACGTTTCGGCGCGGCAAGGGGGAGACACTGACCGTCGAATGGTCCGCGGTCACCGGTTTCTCCCTGGAGGAGAAGGGACAGGGCGCCGAGAACCTGCTGGCCACCTTCGAGCAGCTGCGCCCCGCCGACCTGGCCAACGTCCTGCACCACCTCTCCCCCAAGCGCCGCGCCGAGGTCGCCGCCGCCCTGGACGTCGACCGCCTGGCGGACGTGCTGGAGGAGCTTCCCGAGGACGACCAGGTGGAGATCCTCGGCAAGCTGAAGGAGGAGCGCGCCGCCGACGTCCTGGAGGCCATGGACCCCGATGACGCCGCCGATCTGCTCTCCGAACTGCCCGAGGCGGACAAGGAGCGGCTGCTCGACCTGATGCAGCCCGCCGACGCGGCCGACATGCGGCGCCTGATGTCGTACGAGGAGCACACCGCGGGCGGTCTGATGACGACCGAGCCGATCGTGCTGAGGCCCGACGCGACCGTCGCCGACGCGCTGGCCCGCATCCGCAACCCCGATCTGTCACCGGCGCACGCGGCCCAGGTCTACGTCTGCCGACCGCCGGAGGAGACCCCGACCGGCAAGTACCTGGGCACGGTCCACTTCCAGCGCCTGCTGCGCGACCCTCCGTACACCCTGGTCGGCTCGATCCTCGACGACGACCTGCAGCCGCTGGAGCCGGACGCGGCGCTCCCCGTGATCGCCGGGTTCTTCGCCACGTACGACATGGTGGCGGCGCCCGTGGTGGACGAGGCGGGCGCGCTGCTGGGCGCGGTGACGGTGGACGACGTACTGGACCACATGCTGCCCGAGGACTGGCGGGAGACCGAGTTCCATCTGGACGACGACAACGGCGACGACAACGCCGGCTACGACAGCGACAGCGACGCGCGCGACACCGACGACACGAACGGCAGGGCCGCCGAGGACCGCGAGGACGCCGAGGGGGGTGGTGACCGGTGA
- a CDS encoding DUF1003 domain-containing protein, with translation MTPEREGGRERLPAGATAAGRPRTPRLDQPRAPRRRLLPEWDPEAFGRLSERIARFLGTGRFIVWMTVVIIVWLLWNVSAPKELRFDEYPFIFLTLVLSLQASYAAPLILLAQNRQDDRDRVNLEQDRKQNERSIADTEYLTREIAALRIGLGEVATRDWIRSELQDVVKDLEERHNGHRDHHGSFPAMRAQRPPGRDADDH, from the coding sequence GTGACTCCTGAGCGAGAGGGCGGGCGCGAGCGTCTGCCGGCGGGCGCCACGGCCGCCGGGCGCCCGCGTACGCCGCGGCTGGACCAGCCGCGCGCCCCTCGGCGCCGGCTCCTGCCCGAGTGGGACCCGGAGGCCTTCGGGCGGCTGTCGGAACGGATCGCGCGTTTCCTGGGCACCGGGCGGTTCATCGTCTGGATGACGGTCGTCATCATCGTGTGGCTGCTGTGGAACGTGTCCGCGCCGAAGGAACTGCGCTTCGACGAGTACCCGTTCATCTTCCTGACCCTGGTGCTGTCCCTCCAGGCCTCGTACGCGGCCCCGCTGATCCTGCTCGCGCAGAACAGGCAGGACGACCGCGACCGGGTCAACCTGGAGCAGGACCGCAAACAGAACGAGCGGTCGATCGCGGACACCGAGTACCTGACCCGGGAGATCGCCGCGCTGCGGATCGGGCTCGGGGAGGTCGCGACGCGGGACTGGATCCGCTCGGAACTGCAGGACGTGGTGAAGGATCTGGAGGAACGCCACAACGGACACCGGGACCACCACGGCTCATTTCCCGCGATGCGGGCGCAGCGGCCTCCGGGACGTGACGCAGACGACCACTGA